A genomic window from Balaenoptera acutorostrata chromosome 20, mBalAcu1.1, whole genome shotgun sequence includes:
- the LOC114235403 gene encoding LOW QUALITY PROTEIN: keratin-associated protein 9-3 (The sequence of the model RefSeq protein was modified relative to this genomic sequence to represent the inferred CDS: inserted 3 bases in 3 codons; deleted 1 base in 1 codon): protein MACCSTSFCGFPICSTGGHCGSSCCQPTCCQTGCCQPXCCQTDCCQTSGCETGCGIAGSIGCGQEGGSGAVSCRTRWCRPDCRVEGTCLPPCCVVSCTPPCCCQLHHAQASCCXPSYCGQSCCXPGLCCQPTCCEPTCWQPTC, encoded by the exons ATGGCCTGCTGTTCCACTAGCTTCTGTGGATTTCCCATCTGTTCCACTGGTGGGCACTGTGGCTCCAGCTGCTGTCAGCCAACCTGCTGCCAAACCGGGTGTTGCCAGC ACTGCTGCCAGACCGACTGCTGCCAGACCAGTGGCTGTGAGACTGGCTGTGGCATTGCTGGTAGCATTGGCTGTGGCCAGGAGGGAGGCAGTGGAGCTGTGAGCTGCCGCACCAGGTGG TGCCGACCTGACTGCCGCGTGGAGGGcacctgcctgcctccctgctgTGTGGTGAGCTGCACCCCACCGTGCTGCTGCCAGCTGCACCATGCCCAGGCCTCCTGCT GCCCATCCTACTGTGGACAGTCCTGCT cgcctggcctctgctgccagccCACCTGCTGTGAGCCCACTTGCTGGCAGCCCACCTGCTAA
- the LOC103014745 gene encoding keratin-associated protein 2-3-like — translation MTGSCFRPISCSLGCAGGCFQPRCCHDPRCCRPVSCKTTVCRPVTCVPRCTRPICEPCCRPVCYAPCSLQDGCCRPITCCPTSCQAVVCRPCCWTTTCCHPVSVQSPCCRQPCCQPDPCWPTCRTSSCC, via the coding sequence ATGACCGGCTCCTGCTTCCGCCCCATCTCCTGCTCCCTGGGCTGCGCCGGAGGCTGCTTCCAGCCCCGCTGCTGCCACGACCCCCGCTGCTGCCGCCCAGTGTCCTGCAAGACCACCGTGTGCCGCCCCGTGACCTGCGTGCCCCGCTGCACGCGCCCCATCTGTGAGCCCTGCTGCCGCCCAGTCTGCTACGCCCCGTGCAGCCTGCAGGACGGCTGCTGCCGCCCCATCACCTGCTGCCCCACGTCCTGCCAGGCCGTGGTCTGCCGCCCCTGCTGCTGGACCACCACCTGCTGCCATCCCGTCTCTGTGCAGTCCCCGTGCTGCCGCCAGCCCTGCTGCCAGCCGGACCCCTGCTGGCCCACCTGCAGGACTTCCTCCTGCTGCTGA
- the LOC130705986 gene encoding keratin, high-sulfur matrix protein, B2A-like yields the protein MACCSTSFCGFPICSTGGTCGSSCCQPTCCQTGCCQPTCCQTDCCQTSGCETGCGIAGSIGCGQEGGSGAVSCRTRWCRPDCRVEGTCLPPCCVVSCTPPCCCQLHHAQASCCRPSYCGQSCCRLACCCQPTC from the coding sequence ATGGCCTGCTGTTCCACTAGCTTCTGTGGATTTCCCATCTGTTCCACTGGTGGGACCTGTGGCTCCAGCTGCTGTCAGCCAACCTGCTGCCAAACCGGGTGTTGTCAGCCAACCTGCTGCCAGACCGACTGCTGCCAGACCAGTGGCTGTGAGACTGGCTGTGGCATTGCTGGTAGCATTGGCTGTGGCCAGGAGGGAGGCAGTGGAGCTGTGAGCTGCCGCACCAGGTGGTGCCGACCTGACTGCCGCGTGGAGGGcacctgcctgcctccctgctgTGTGGTGAGCTGCACCCCCCCGTGCTGCTGCCAGCTGCACCATGCCCAGGCCTCCTGCTGCCGCCCATCCTACTGTGGACAGTCCTGCTGCCGCCTGGCCTGCTGCTGCCAGCCCACCTGCTGA
- the LOC130705987 gene encoding keratin, high-sulfur matrix protein, B2A-like — protein sequence MACCSTSFCGFPICSTGGTCGSSCCQPTCCQTGCCQPTCCQTDCCQTSGCETGCGIAGSIGCGQEGGSGAVSCRTRWCRPDCRVEGTCLPPCCVVSCTPPCCCQLHHAQASCCRPSYCGQSCCRLACCCQPTC from the coding sequence ATGGCCTGCTGTTCCACTAGCTTCTGTGGATTTCCCATCTGTTCCACTGGTGGGACCTGTGGCTCCAGCTGCTGTCAGCCAACCTGCTGCCAAACCGGGTGTTGCCAGCCAACCTGCTGCCAGACCGACTGCTGCCAGACCAGTGGCTGTGAGACTGGCTGTGGCATTGCTGGTAGCATTGGCTGTGGCCAGGAGGGAGGCAGTGGAGCTGTGAGCTGCCGCACCAGGTGGTGCCGACCTGACTGCCGCGTGGAGGGcacctgcctgcctccctgctgTGTGGTGAGCTGCACCCCCCCGTGCTGCTGCCAGCTGCACCATGCCCAGGCCTCCTGCTGCCGCCCATCCTACTGTGGACAGTCCTGCTGCCGCCTGGCCTGCTGCTGCCAGCCCACCTGCTGA
- the LOC130705983 gene encoding keratin-associated protein 9-3-like has product MACCSTSFCGFPICSTGGTCGSSCCQPTCCQTGCCQPTCCQTDCCQTSGCETGCGIAGSIGCGQEGGSGAVSCRTRWCRPDCRVEGTCLPPCCVVSCTPPCCCQLHHAQASCCRPSYCGQSCCRLACCCQPTCCEPTCWQPTC; this is encoded by the coding sequence ATGGCCTGCTGTTCCACTAGCTTCTGTGGATTTCCCATCTGTTCCACTGGTGGGACCTGTGGCTCCAGCTGCTGTCAGCCAACCTGCTGCCAAACCGGGTGTTGCCAGCCAACCTGCTGCCAGACCGACTGCTGCCAGACCAGTGGCTGTGAGACTGGCTGTGGCATTGCTGGTAGCATTGGCTGTGGCCAGGAGGGAGGCAGTGGAGCTGTGAGCTGCCGCACCAGGTGGTGCCGACCTGACTGCCGCGTGGAGGGcacctgcctgcctccctgctgTGTGGTGAGCTGCACCCCCCCGTGCTGCTGCCAGCTGCACCATGCCCAGGCCTCCTGCTGCCGCCCATCCTACTGTGGACAGTCCTGCTGCCGCCTGGCCTGCTGCTGCCAGCCCACCTGCTGTGAGCCCACTTGCTGGCAGCCCACCTGCTAA